The following proteins are co-located in the Billgrantia tianxiuensis genome:
- a CDS encoding Nudix family hydrolase → MVKRRVHVAAAAIISSDGQKALIARRPSNVDHGGLWEFPGGKLAPYETGLEGLKRELHEELGVEIRRAQPLIRVHHEYPDKHILLDVWQVHEFSGEPFGREGQAVRWVPLDELVNYPFPAANLPILQAVMLPTEYLITAEESDESVFDACLERALVEDGVRLVQLRAKTLDEAAYLARAERALALCRRHGARLLLNAEPELLNRVDADGIHLTSERLMSLERRPIAESKWLAASTHDRKQLGQAARIGCDFVTLSPLRTTPSHPEVAPMGWHDFQQLVERAAMPVFALGGMTRYDANHARAVGAQGIASIRDFWKAPDA, encoded by the coding sequence ATGGTGAAGAGAAGGGTGCACGTGGCGGCTGCCGCCATCATCAGCAGCGATGGCCAGAAGGCGCTTATCGCCCGCCGCCCCTCCAATGTCGATCATGGCGGCTTGTGGGAGTTTCCCGGGGGCAAGCTGGCACCCTACGAGACCGGCCTGGAAGGTCTCAAGCGTGAACTTCACGAGGAACTCGGGGTGGAGATCAGGCGCGCGCAGCCGCTGATCCGCGTGCACCACGAGTACCCCGACAAGCACATCCTGCTCGATGTCTGGCAGGTACACGAGTTCAGCGGCGAGCCGTTCGGGCGAGAAGGTCAGGCGGTGCGCTGGGTGCCGCTGGATGAGCTGGTCAACTACCCGTTCCCTGCGGCCAACCTGCCGATCCTGCAGGCGGTGATGCTGCCGACCGAATACCTGATCACGGCTGAAGAGTCCGACGAGTCGGTGTTCGATGCCTGTCTCGAGCGGGCGCTGGTGGAGGATGGTGTGCGCCTGGTCCAGCTGCGGGCCAAGACCCTCGACGAAGCCGCTTACCTGGCGCGCGCCGAGCGCGCCCTGGCGCTGTGTCGCCGGCATGGGGCGCGCCTGCTGCTAAACGCCGAGCCGGAACTGCTGAACAGGGTCGATGCCGACGGCATCCATCTGACCAGTGAGCGGCTGATGAGCCTGGAGCGGCGGCCCATAGCCGAGAGCAAATGGCTGGCAGCTTCTACCCACGATCGCAAGCAGCTCGGTCAGGCCGCCCGTATCGGCTGCGACTTCGTCACTTTGTCGCCGCTGCGCACCACGCCGTCGCATCCCGAGGTGGCGCCGATGGGCTGGCATGACTTCCAGCAGCTGGTAGAGCGTGCCGCCATGCCGGTGTTCGCGCTGGGGGGCATGACCCGCTACGATGCCAACCACGCCCGCGCCGTGGGCGCCCAGGGCATCGCCTCGATCCGCGATTTCTGGAAAGCGCCGGACGCCTGA
- a CDS encoding lipoprotein-releasing ABC transporter permease subunit, whose translation MLDRLPLLIGLRYVRAKRRNHFISFISLTSMLGLMLGVAVLILVLSVMNGFDHELRTRILGMVPHTKIESRSGLVEWEALAERLMQRERVIGAAPYVQQQGMFSVAGRNEGAMVNGIHPEWEDRVSIIGRHMQRGSLDDLQPGEWNIVLGSLLARHLGVGVGDRVTLLVPEASITPAGVFPRLKRFTVSGIFSVGADLDANLAYANIEDMQTLARLGDAVGGLRLELNDLFVAGSETRAIINELGTGYRGIDWTFSHGNLFQAIQMEKRMIALLLTVIIAVAAFNIVSTLVMVVTDKHADIAILRTIGATPRSIMGIFVVQGLAIGVIGIAIGVGLGILLALTVSDLIGWVESTLGIQFLDAGVYFISDLPSRLHWDDVRDIVAAAFGLTFLSTLYPAWRASRVQPAEVLRYE comes from the coding sequence ATGCTCGACCGCCTGCCACTGTTGATCGGGTTGCGCTATGTGCGCGCCAAGCGCCGCAACCACTTCATTTCCTTCATATCTCTGACCTCCATGCTGGGCCTGATGCTGGGCGTGGCGGTACTGATCCTGGTGCTCTCGGTGATGAACGGCTTCGACCACGAGCTGCGCACGCGCATTCTCGGTATGGTGCCGCATACCAAGATCGAGTCGCGCAGCGGCCTGGTCGAATGGGAAGCGCTTGCCGAGAGGTTGATGCAGCGCGAGAGAGTGATCGGTGCCGCACCCTACGTGCAGCAGCAGGGCATGTTCTCCGTGGCTGGGCGTAACGAGGGGGCCATGGTCAACGGTATCCACCCTGAATGGGAGGACCGCGTCTCGATCATCGGCCGTCACATGCAGCGGGGCAGTCTCGACGACTTGCAGCCAGGCGAGTGGAACATCGTGCTGGGCTCGCTGCTGGCGCGCCACCTCGGCGTGGGGGTGGGTGACCGGGTCACGCTGCTGGTGCCCGAGGCCTCGATTACCCCGGCCGGGGTCTTCCCGCGGCTGAAGCGCTTCACGGTGAGCGGCATCTTCAGCGTCGGCGCCGATCTCGATGCCAATCTGGCCTATGCCAACATCGAGGACATGCAGACCCTCGCGCGCCTCGGCGATGCCGTGGGCGGGTTGCGTCTCGAGCTGAACGATCTGTTCGTCGCCGGCTCGGAAACCCGCGCCATCATCAACGAACTGGGCACCGGCTACCGCGGTATCGACTGGACCTTCTCCCATGGCAACCTGTTCCAGGCCATCCAGATGGAGAAGCGCATGATTGCGCTGCTGCTGACGGTGATCATTGCCGTGGCCGCCTTCAACATCGTCTCGACCCTGGTGATGGTGGTCACCGACAAGCACGCCGACATCGCCATCCTGCGCACCATCGGTGCTACGCCACGCTCGATCATGGGCATCTTCGTGGTGCAGGGCCTGGCGATTGGAGTGATCGGCATCGCCATCGGCGTGGGGCTGGGCATCCTGCTGGCGCTGACCGTCTCCGACCTGATCGGTTGGGTGGAGTCGACGCTGGGCATCCAGTTCCTCGATGCCGGGGTCTATTTCATCAGCGACCTGCCGTCACGCCTGCATTGGGATGACGTGCGCGATATCGTTGCCGCTGCCTTCGGCCTGACCTTCCTCTCCACCCTCTATCCCGCCTGGCGCGCCTCACGCGTGCAACCTGCGGAGGTTCTGCGCTATGAGTGA
- a CDS encoding ABC transporter ATP-binding protein, with protein MSDSAIENQQSPVQRTASGKVMLACRDLTRVYREGPQDVTVLDGLSLEVRAGERVAVVGSSGSGKTTLLNLLGGLDRPTRGEVSIAGESLLDLGEAALGKFRNRHIGFVYQFHHLLAEFTALENAALPLIVRGQRKKAAEARARELLVKVGIEHRADHKPGELSGGERQRVAIARALVTDPSLVLMDEPTGNLDQATAASILALMDELARTTDCAFVVVTHDPSLAAHQDRVMRLDGGASPSNPEARHEAFDISPSPRPGA; from the coding sequence ATGAGTGATTCGGCTATCGAAAACCAGCAAAGCCCCGTACAGCGTACCGCCAGCGGCAAGGTGATGCTGGCCTGCCGCGACCTGACCCGCGTCTATCGCGAGGGGCCGCAGGACGTCACCGTGCTCGATGGTCTGTCGCTCGAGGTACGGGCGGGAGAGCGTGTCGCCGTGGTGGGCAGTTCGGGGTCAGGCAAGACCACGCTGCTCAACCTGCTGGGAGGGCTCGATCGGCCCACGCGTGGCGAGGTGAGCATCGCCGGTGAATCGTTGTTGGATCTGGGCGAGGCGGCGCTGGGGAAATTCCGTAATCGCCACATCGGCTTCGTCTACCAGTTCCATCATTTGCTGGCGGAGTTCACCGCACTGGAGAACGCTGCGCTGCCGCTGATAGTGCGTGGCCAGCGCAAGAAAGCCGCCGAGGCCAGGGCGCGCGAGCTGCTGGTCAAGGTGGGCATCGAGCACCGGGCCGACCACAAGCCGGGCGAGCTCTCTGGGGGCGAACGTCAGCGCGTGGCCATCGCCCGGGCGTTGGTCACCGACCCCAGTCTGGTGCTGATGGACGAGCCGACCGGTAACCTGGACCAGGCTACCGCGGCCAGCATCCTGGCGCTGATGGATGAACTGGCCCGCACTACCGACTGCGCCTTCGTGGTGGTCACCCACGACCCCTCGCTCGCCGCCCACCAGGATCGGGTGATGAGATTGGACGGGGGCGCCTCACCGAGCAATCCTGAGGCTCGTCACGAGGCGTTCGACATTTCTCCAAGCCCCCGCCCGGGGGCTTAG
- a CDS encoding DUF2062 domain-containing protein produces the protein MPRRFLQRYMPNPETLRRQRSLRFMGHLIGDPGLWVLSRRTVANAFSVGLFSAMLPIPFQMVVAAFGAWVLRCNLPLSVGLVWITNPLTMPLIFYGNYRIGAWLMDTPAREAPTRVSTRWVAERMADILPALALGSVVSAIVFAVLGNLLVRLLWRWHISRSWKQRAMRRRLRRLDMDD, from the coding sequence ATGCCGCGCCGATTCCTGCAGCGCTACATGCCCAACCCCGAGACACTCAGGCGCCAGCGCTCGCTGCGTTTCATGGGCCATTTGATTGGCGATCCCGGACTTTGGGTACTCTCTCGACGCACCGTGGCGAATGCCTTCTCGGTGGGGCTGTTCAGCGCCATGCTGCCGATTCCCTTCCAGATGGTGGTCGCGGCTTTCGGCGCCTGGGTGCTGCGCTGCAACCTACCGCTGTCCGTGGGCCTGGTGTGGATCACCAATCCCCTGACCATGCCGCTGATCTTCTATGGCAACTACCGCATCGGCGCCTGGTTGATGGACACCCCGGCTCGCGAAGCTCCCACCCGCGTCTCCACCCGCTGGGTCGCCGAGCGCATGGCCGATATCCTGCCCGCCCTGGCACTGGGCTCGGTGGTTTCAGCCATCGTCTTTGCCGTGCTGGGCAACCTGCTGGTGCGCCTGCTATGGCGCTGGCACATCTCGCGCAGCTGGAAGCAGCGGGCCATGAGGCGCCGTCTGCGGCGCCTCGACATGGACGACTAA
- a CDS encoding DNA internalization-related competence protein ComEC/Rec2 — MAMPLALAALVGVGLGHWVPAALFEGWALCLLFLLGRGQWRAAGLAVAIFFTSSQVLLAKGAVLPDGLLRADLFLTGRIESVEDEGRLSRLMVRVESCRPLDLARLPCDALRRVRLSFFQAPEIQAGERWAMTVRLRPPAGFANPGTFDYGAWLWREGIQATGYVRSEPAAERLETAPMSLRQRALGYLDEQELSPQTRRWLAALTLGAGDRLARDDWDLLNASGTTHLVVISGLHVGLVAAFALLMGRGLARLVMPRRWRMTVWPWWLAGVAAVGYAWLAGLQPPAMRAMIMTLVGLWVASGRHAPGPWQAWWLALGLVVLVDPLSAWRPGLWLSFLAVALLILIWQGRVRPRGLLGWGWGLLRTQVLLAPLMAAAVLLAFARLAPAAPLVNLVAVPLVSTVLVPLGLLGWLLTPVPLLGTLCWWLFERITQLLVGLLELAVDNLPLWWPSPEQVVPLALMLGLVALLWSLPGLVRALRVGATLLLIPAMLGLSTPVPEPGTLRIRVQDVGQGQLIELRSASYRLLYDTGPRFASGFAPLSSLWPAGQYFDDVMVSHDDLDHAGGVTVLDERHTVGRFLAPPGESIGVPVDSCLRGQAWQRDGVSYRVLWPPEETAELSSNDRSCVLEVTVGNDRLLITGDVGREIERLFLLDVELPVTLLVAGHHGSRSSSGPQLVQALAPQTVVYSAARHSAFGHPHDEVVRRFRRAGSCQWSTALDGAVTLWMGRAEGLALHAARDMPWRRGGVEGRCHAVESRH; from the coding sequence ATGGCGATGCCGCTGGCGCTGGCGGCGCTGGTCGGTGTGGGGTTGGGCCACTGGGTTCCTGCCGCGCTATTCGAGGGTTGGGCCTTGTGCCTGCTGTTTCTGCTTGGTCGCGGGCAATGGCGCGCCGCCGGCCTGGCTGTGGCGATCTTCTTTACCTCAAGCCAGGTGCTGCTGGCCAAGGGAGCCGTGCTGCCCGATGGGCTGCTCAGGGCCGATCTTTTCCTGACCGGGCGTATCGAGTCGGTCGAGGATGAGGGGCGGCTCAGCCGGTTGATGGTGCGCGTGGAGTCGTGCAGGCCGTTGGATCTTGCAAGGCTGCCGTGCGATGCGCTGCGTCGGGTACGGCTCAGCTTCTTCCAGGCTCCCGAGATACAGGCGGGCGAACGCTGGGCCATGACCGTGCGGTTGCGGCCACCGGCGGGTTTCGCCAACCCCGGCACCTTCGACTACGGCGCCTGGCTATGGCGCGAGGGGATCCAGGCGACCGGCTATGTCCGTAGCGAGCCCGCCGCCGAGCGGCTGGAGACGGCGCCGATGTCGTTGCGCCAACGTGCGCTTGGCTATCTCGACGAACAGGAGCTCTCTCCGCAGACCCGACGCTGGCTGGCTGCCTTGACCCTGGGAGCGGGGGACCGGCTTGCGCGCGATGACTGGGATCTGCTCAATGCCAGCGGTACGACCCATCTGGTGGTGATTTCAGGATTGCACGTGGGGCTGGTGGCGGCCTTTGCGCTGCTGATGGGGCGCGGGCTGGCGAGGCTGGTCATGCCGCGCCGATGGCGCATGACGGTATGGCCGTGGTGGCTGGCCGGCGTCGCGGCCGTGGGCTACGCCTGGTTGGCGGGTCTGCAGCCGCCGGCCATGCGCGCCATGATCATGACCCTGGTGGGACTGTGGGTGGCCAGCGGTCGCCATGCGCCCGGCCCCTGGCAGGCGTGGTGGCTGGCCTTGGGTCTGGTGGTGCTGGTCGACCCGCTGTCGGCGTGGCGCCCGGGGCTGTGGCTGTCGTTCCTGGCCGTGGCGCTGCTGATCCTCATCTGGCAGGGGCGGGTTCGGCCGCGAGGCCTGCTCGGCTGGGGATGGGGGCTGCTGCGTACCCAAGTATTGCTCGCTCCATTGATGGCCGCTGCCGTGCTGCTGGCGTTCGCTCGGCTGGCCCCGGCGGCGCCGCTGGTCAATCTGGTGGCGGTGCCACTGGTCAGCACGGTGCTGGTGCCCTTGGGATTGCTGGGCTGGCTACTGACTCCCGTGCCGCTGCTCGGTACGTTGTGCTGGTGGCTGTTCGAGCGTATCACGCAGTTGCTGGTGGGGCTGCTCGAATTGGCCGTCGACAACTTGCCGCTGTGGTGGCCTTCGCCGGAACAGGTCGTGCCGCTGGCGCTGATGCTCGGTCTCGTGGCGCTGCTGTGGTCGCTACCTGGCCTGGTCAGGGCGCTGCGGGTGGGAGCCACGTTGCTGCTGATACCTGCCATGTTGGGTCTGTCCACGCCTGTGCCCGAGCCCGGTACGCTGCGGATCAGGGTTCAGGACGTCGGTCAGGGGCAGCTGATCGAATTGCGCAGTGCCAGCTATCGGCTGCTCTATGATACCGGGCCGCGCTTTGCATCCGGCTTCGCTCCGCTGAGTTCGCTGTGGCCGGCAGGCCAGTATTTCGACGATGTCATGGTCAGTCATGACGATCTCGACCATGCCGGCGGTGTCACCGTGCTGGACGAGCGGCATACGGTGGGACGGTTCCTGGCGCCACCCGGTGAGTCGATAGGCGTGCCTGTCGACAGCTGCCTGCGCGGGCAGGCGTGGCAGCGAGACGGCGTCTCCTATCGCGTGTTGTGGCCGCCCGAGGAGACGGCGGAGCTCTCGAGCAACGACCGCTCCTGTGTTCTGGAGGTGACGGTCGGTAATGACCGGCTGCTGATCACCGGAGACGTCGGGCGCGAGATCGAGCGTTTGTTCCTGCTTGACGTGGAGTTGCCGGTCACCCTGCTGGTGGCGGGGCATCACGGCAGTCGCAGCAGTTCGGGGCCGCAGCTGGTGCAGGCGCTGGCTCCGCAAACCGTGGTTTACAGTGCTGCCCGACACAGTGCCTTCGGCCATCCCCACGACGAGGTGGTACGACGTTTTCGTCGTGCCGGCAGCTGTCAGTGGAGTACCGCGCTGGACGGTGCCGTGACCTTATGGATGGGCCGTGCCGAGGGGCTTGCGCTGCACGCTGCGCGAGACATGCCCTGGCGCCGTGGCGGTGTCGAAGGTAGATGCCATGCGGTAGAATCGCGCCATTGA
- a CDS encoding MotA/TolQ/ExbB proton channel family protein, producing the protein MDMMDALIAGGWLMIPLLGCSLLATVIIIERLWTLRAKRIAPYGLGQEVCSLVARGQVDLYWLEGHSPLGGVLAAGLRNARLGHEQVRARLQEAATAVIHDMERFLSPLGTIAAITPLIGLLGTVVGMIEVFAVIVSADGVGRTAELAGGISRALVTTAAGLTVAIPALMFHRYFLRRVEDITVRMEEQAGQVVEFLAHYQGELGFSDQHEGDLSASEARGS; encoded by the coding sequence ATGGACATGATGGATGCGCTCATCGCCGGCGGCTGGCTGATGATCCCCTTGCTGGGATGCTCGCTGTTGGCGACGGTGATCATCATCGAGCGCCTCTGGACCCTGCGTGCCAAGCGTATCGCCCCCTATGGCCTGGGGCAGGAGGTCTGCTCGCTGGTGGCACGTGGCCAGGTCGATCTCTACTGGCTCGAGGGCCATTCGCCGCTGGGCGGCGTGCTGGCGGCCGGGCTGCGCAATGCCCGCCTGGGCCACGAGCAGGTCCGGGCCCGGCTACAAGAGGCCGCTACCGCGGTGATCCACGACATGGAGCGCTTCCTCAGCCCGCTGGGTACCATCGCGGCCATCACGCCATTGATCGGTCTGCTGGGTACCGTGGTAGGCATGATCGAAGTTTTCGCGGTGATCGTCTCCGCCGATGGCGTCGGGCGTACCGCCGAGCTTGCCGGCGGTATCTCGCGTGCCCTGGTGACGACCGCTGCGGGCCTCACCGTGGCGATTCCGGCGCTGATGTTCCATCGTTACTTCCTGCGCCGGGTCGAGGACATCACCGTGCGCATGGAGGAGCAGGCCGGCCAGGTGGTTGAATTTCTCGCCCACTACCAGGGCGAGTTGGGCTTCAGCGATCAGCATGAGGGCGATCTCTCCGCCTCGGAGGCGAGGGGCTCGTGA
- a CDS encoding ExbD/TolR family protein: MRFVRRRRDPVEVNLTPLIDVVFLLLIFFMVSTTFETRQALELTLPESVSGVGLDASPVTLVVTAQGHYRLGEREFAAAELGQALSAEADQARLHGLVVEADARAMHADVVRALDQAGMHGIRQVRIATSETQATSTQAETP; encoded by the coding sequence GTGAGGTTCGTGCGCCGTCGTCGCGATCCGGTGGAGGTCAATCTCACACCGCTGATCGACGTGGTCTTTCTGCTGCTGATCTTCTTCATGGTATCGACCACCTTCGAGACGCGTCAGGCGCTCGAGCTCACGCTTCCCGAGAGTGTGTCCGGGGTCGGGCTCGACGCCTCGCCGGTCACGCTGGTGGTGACCGCGCAGGGGCATTACCGGCTGGGCGAGCGTGAGTTCGCCGCCGCCGAGCTGGGCCAGGCGCTGTCTGCCGAAGCCGACCAGGCCAGGCTTCATGGCCTGGTCGTCGAGGCCGATGCCCGCGCGATGCATGCCGACGTGGTGCGGGCACTGGACCAGGCGGGCATGCATGGCATACGTCAAGTTCGCATCGCCACGAGCGAAACTCAGGCAACATCCACGCAAGCGGAGACACCGTGA
- the msbA gene encoding lipid A export permease/ATP-binding protein MsbA, whose product MTQDRTQHSGWTLYKQLLAYVKPHWISFALAIVGYALYAASSTALAEMMKRLIDGIQDPDAAFRLFLPLFVVFMFAARGLGTFLGTYFMSNVARNVVHALRCNVFNHMLHLPGRFFDSHSSGHLISRVTYHVEQVTGAATNAITILLREGLFVIGLLGYLLWTNWMLTLLFLAVTPLIGGVVSYASKRFRRISLRIQDSMGDVTHVASEALTGYRVVRTHGAEAYEKERFARASDYNRQQKMKEALTKAISTPVIQLLIAVSLAVLVWLAMSPALLADMTPGEFVAFITAASLMAKPVRQLTEINSEIQKGIAAAAELFGLMQVPLEPDEGTREPERLKGKVELRGVHFRYGEDQPEVLKGIDIVIEPGEMVAIVGRSGSGKSTLAGLLPRFYRPTSGQVLIDGVPIDEYRLAPLRRQLALVSQQVTLFNASVADNIAYGVPEADRDTIEAAAQAAYAHEFIERLPDGYDTIVGDNGVMLSGGQRQRLAIARAIFKDSPLLILDEATSALDTESERYIQQALEVVCRGRTTLVIAHRLSTIERADRILVMEQGQIVEQGAHAELLARDGAYAALHRLQFQETSVS is encoded by the coding sequence GTGACTCAAGACCGGACCCAACATTCGGGCTGGACCCTCTACAAGCAGCTGCTGGCCTACGTCAAGCCGCACTGGATCTCGTTCGCCCTGGCGATCGTCGGCTATGCGCTCTATGCGGCCTCCAGTACGGCCCTGGCCGAGATGATGAAGCGCTTGATCGATGGCATTCAGGACCCCGACGCCGCCTTCCGCCTGTTCCTGCCGCTGTTCGTGGTGTTCATGTTTGCCGCCAGGGGACTCGGCACCTTCCTCGGGACCTATTTCATGAGCAACGTGGCGCGCAACGTAGTGCATGCGCTGCGCTGCAACGTGTTCAATCACATGCTGCACCTGCCCGGTCGCTTCTTCGATTCGCACTCCAGCGGACACCTGATCTCGCGGGTTACCTACCATGTGGAGCAGGTCACCGGGGCGGCGACCAATGCCATCACCATCCTGCTGCGCGAGGGGCTGTTCGTGATCGGCCTGTTGGGCTATCTGCTGTGGACCAACTGGATGCTGACCCTGCTGTTCCTGGCCGTGACGCCGCTGATCGGTGGTGTGGTGAGCTATGCCAGCAAGCGCTTCCGGCGCATCTCCCTGCGCATTCAGGATTCCATGGGCGACGTGACCCATGTGGCCTCCGAGGCCTTGACTGGATACCGTGTGGTGCGGACTCACGGTGCCGAAGCCTACGAGAAGGAGCGTTTCGCCCGGGCCAGCGACTACAACCGCCAGCAGAAGATGAAGGAAGCGCTGACCAAGGCCATCAGTACGCCGGTAATCCAGCTACTGATTGCCGTGTCGCTGGCGGTACTGGTGTGGCTGGCCATGTCGCCGGCGCTGTTGGCCGACATGACGCCCGGTGAATTCGTCGCCTTCATCACCGCCGCATCGCTGATGGCCAAGCCGGTGCGTCAGCTCACCGAGATCAACAGCGAGATTCAGAAAGGGATCGCTGCCGCCGCCGAGCTGTTCGGCCTGATGCAGGTGCCGCTCGAGCCCGACGAGGGGACCCGCGAGCCCGAGCGCCTCAAGGGCAAGGTCGAGCTGCGTGGGGTGCATTTCCGCTACGGCGAGGATCAGCCCGAAGTGCTCAAGGGCATTGATATCGTCATCGAGCCCGGGGAGATGGTCGCTATCGTGGGACGCTCGGGGAGCGGCAAGTCGACCCTGGCGGGACTGTTGCCGCGCTTCTACCGGCCCACCTCTGGCCAGGTGCTGATCGACGGCGTACCCATCGACGAGTACCGCCTGGCGCCCTTGCGTCGTCAGCTCGCCCTGGTGTCGCAGCAGGTGACGCTGTTCAACGCCAGCGTCGCCGACAACATCGCCTACGGTGTGCCCGAAGCGGATCGCGACACCATCGAGGCGGCCGCACAGGCGGCCTATGCTCATGAGTTCATCGAGCGGCTGCCCGACGGCTACGACACCATCGTTGGCGACAATGGTGTGATGCTCTCCGGTGGTCAGCGCCAGCGTCTCGCCATTGCCCGGGCGATCTTCAAGGACTCCCCGCTGCTGATTCTCGACGAGGCGACCTCGGCGCTGGACACTGAGTCGGAGCGTTACATCCAGCAGGCGCTCGAGGTGGTCTGCCGCGGTCGCACGACGCTGGTCATCGCCCACCGGCTTTCCACCATCGAGCGGGCCGATCGCATTCTGGTGATGGAGCAGGGTCAGATCGTCGAGCAGGGCGCTCATGCCGAACTTCTGGCGCGCGACGGCGCTTATGCCGCGCTGCACCGGTTGCAGTTCCAGGAAACCTCGGTGTCATGA
- the lpxK gene encoding tetraacyldisaccharide 4'-kinase, with amino-acid sequence MSHGLGERWLQAAYGDAAWLRALRPLEALYRWVVEYRTSRYRNGRRRIWRAPVPVIVVGNVTLGGTGKSPLVAWLARHLSEQGWRPGIVSRGYGGKAEQGAGYPLHVTLDTSSAHSGDEPRMLARQTGLPVVVDPDRPRGARALLEKGCDILLSDDGLQHLALGRDLELVVVDGRRGFGNGRCLPAGPLREPLSRLDEVSAVLINGEPAFVPPAGAWTFRLVPVRWRSLADGTSHTLAPLPFHGPVHAVAGIGNPQRFFTTLAELGVEARPHAFPDHHRFTAQELTFGDDLPVVMTAKDAEKLDAVTLERGWVLEIEAEPPVDFAAWLDTRLSGLR; translated from the coding sequence ATGAGTCACGGCCTGGGAGAGCGCTGGCTGCAGGCCGCCTACGGCGACGCCGCCTGGCTCAGGGCGTTGAGACCGCTCGAAGCCCTGTATCGCTGGGTCGTCGAGTATCGTACTTCGCGCTATCGGAACGGTCGTCGTCGGATATGGCGAGCTCCCGTGCCGGTGATCGTGGTGGGCAACGTGACCCTGGGCGGAACCGGCAAGTCCCCCCTGGTGGCTTGGTTGGCCCGCCATCTGTCCGAGCAGGGGTGGCGGCCGGGCATCGTCTCGCGCGGCTATGGCGGCAAGGCGGAGCAGGGCGCGGGCTACCCGTTGCACGTCACCCTGGATACGTCCAGCGCCCATAGCGGCGACGAACCGCGCATGCTGGCGCGCCAGACCGGCCTGCCGGTGGTGGTCGACCCCGACCGCCCGCGCGGTGCCAGGGCGCTGCTCGAGAAGGGGTGCGACATCCTGCTCAGCGACGACGGCCTGCAGCACCTGGCGCTGGGGCGCGACCTGGAACTGGTGGTGGTGGATGGCCGCCGCGGGTTCGGCAACGGGCGCTGCCTGCCTGCTGGCCCTTTGCGTGAGCCCCTGTCACGCCTGGACGAGGTGAGCGCGGTACTGATCAACGGCGAGCCGGCCTTCGTGCCGCCAGCCGGTGCCTGGACCTTTCGCCTGGTACCGGTCCGCTGGCGTTCGCTGGCGGATGGGACGTCCCATACTCTGGCGCCGTTGCCGTTCCACGGCCCGGTACACGCCGTCGCGGGGATCGGTAATCCCCAGCGTTTCTTCACGACCCTGGCCGAGCTGGGAGTCGAAGCCAGACCGCATGCCTTTCCCGATCATCATCGATTCACGGCACAGGAGTTAACCTTCGGCGACGACCTGCCGGTAGTGATGACGGCCAAGGATGCCGAGAAGCTGGATGCCGTGACCCTCGAGCGGGGCTGGGTGCTCGAGATCGAAGCCGAGCCGCCGGTGGACTTTGCGGCCTGGCTGGACACGCGACTGTCAGGGTTGCGATAA
- a CDS encoding Trm112 family protein, protein MDKELLAMLVCPLCKGKLKYDREAQELLCHYDGLAYPVRDGIPVMLPEEARQLEVDEKLPPSPGRSGEA, encoded by the coding sequence ATGGACAAGGAACTGCTGGCCATGCTGGTCTGCCCGCTGTGCAAGGGCAAGCTCAAGTACGACCGCGAGGCCCAGGAACTGCTGTGCCACTACGATGGCCTCGCCTATCCGGTGCGCGACGGCATTCCGGTCATGCTGCCCGAAGAGGCGCGTCAGTTGGAAGTCGACGAGAAGCTGCCGCCTTCGCCTGGTCGTAGCGGAGAGGCATGA